The following are encoded together in the Peromyscus leucopus breed LL Stock chromosome 1, UCI_PerLeu_2.1, whole genome shotgun sequence genome:
- the Pagr1 gene encoding PAXIP1-associated glutamate-rich protein 1, translating into MSLGHGTIAGSTAAPLSEEGEVTSGLQALAVEDTGGPSVSASKAEEEGQGGQEEAGREGSRAEEALDAPSAAGAERAEGDSEDWCVPCSDEEVELPASGQSWMPPPSEIQRLYELLAAQGTLELQAEILPRRPPTPEAQSEEERSDEEPEAKEEEEEKPHMPTEFDFDDEPMTPKDSLIDRRRTPGSSARSQKREARLDKVLSDMKRHKKLEEQILRTGRDLFSLDSEGPSPASPPLRSSGNSLFPRQRKY; encoded by the exons ATGTCCTTGGGCCATGGAACCATTGCAGGCAGCACAGCGGCGCCTCTGTCTGAAGAAGGGGAAGTGACTTCCGGCCTCCAGGCTCTGGCGGTGGAGGACACTGGAGGTCCCTCTGTCTCGGCTAGTAAGGCCGAGGAAGAGGGGCAAGGAGGTCAGGAGGAGGCCGGGCGTGAGGGATCCAGGGCTGAGGAGGCGCTAGACGCTCCCAGCGCTGCGGGCGCCGAGCGCGCCGAGGGAGACTCGGAAGACTGGTGCGTGCCCTGCAGCGATGAGGAGGTGGAGCTGCCGGCCAGTGGGCAGTCCTGGATGCCCCCACCCTCCGAAATCCAGCGGCTCTACGAACTGCTGGCTGCCCAAGGTACTCTGGAGCTTCAAGCGGAGATCCTGCCCCGCCGGCCGCCCACTCCTGAAGCCCAGAGTGAAGAGGAGAGATCAGATGAGGAGCCAGAggccaaagaggaggaggaggaaaa GCCGCACATGCCTACAGAATTTGACTTTGATGATGAGCCCATGACACCAAAGGACTCACTGATTGACAGAAGACGTACGCCAG GAAGCTCAGCCCGGAGCCAGAAACGTGAGGCCCGTCTGGATAAGGTCCTCTCGGACATGAAGCGACATAAGAAACTAGAAGAACAGATCCTCCGGACTGGGAGAGACCTCTTCAGCTTAGACTCGGAGGGCCCCAGCCCCGCCAGCCCTCCACTGCGATCCTCGGGGAATAGTCTCTTTCCCCGGCAGCGGAAGTACTGA